The following coding sequences lie in one Anguilla anguilla isolate fAngAng1 chromosome 14, fAngAng1.pri, whole genome shotgun sequence genomic window:
- the LOC118212579 gene encoding apelin receptor A-like: MEPTPDYGYEDYVESDNDTMCDYSEWEPTYSLIPVLYMLIFILGLSGNGVVIFTVWKTKSKRRAADVYIGNLALADLTFVVTLPLWAVYTALGYHWPFGLALCKISSYVVLVNMYASVFCLTCLSFDRYLAIVHSLSSGQLRSRSTMMASLASIWALSCVLALPTLLFRNTVRDEFNRTTCAMDFRLVTPSRQQDWLWIAGLSLSSSVLGFLLPFLAMTVCYCFIGCTVTRHFNTLRKEDQKKRRLLKIITTLVVVFAICWTPFHVLKSLDALTYLDLAPSSCSMLSFLLLVHPYATCLGYLNSCLNPFLYAFFDLRFRSQCLCLLNLKKTAHGHITSLATQKSEAQSAGVKV; encoded by the coding sequence ATGGAGCCCACCCCGGACTACGGGTACGAGGACTATGTGGAGAGCGACAACGACACCATGTGCGACTACTCCGAGTGGGAGCCCACCTACTCCCTCATCCCCGTCCTCTACATGCTCATCTTCATCCTGGGCCTCTCGGGCAACGGCGTGGTCATCTTCACCGTCTGGAAGACCAAGTCCAAGCGGCGGGCGGCCGACGTGTACATCGGGAACCTGGCGTTGGCGGACCTGACCTTCGTGGTGACCCTGCCGCTCTGGGCCGTCTACACGGCGCTGGGCTACCACTGGCCCTTCGGCTTGGCCCTGTGCAAGATCAGCAGCTACGTGGTGCTGGTCAACATGTACGCCAGCGTCTTCTGCCTCACCTGCCTGAGCTTCGACCGCTACCTGGCCATCGTGCACTCGCTGTCCAGCGGGCAGCTGCGGTCCCGCAGCACCATGATGGCCTCGCTGGCCTCCATCTGGGCGCTGTCCTGCGTGCTGGCGCTGCCCACCCTGCTGTTCCGCAACACGGTGCGGGACGAGTTCAACCGCACCACCTGCGCCATGGACTTCAGGCTGGTCACGCCCAGCCGCCAGCAGGATTGGCTGTGGATCGCCGGGCtcagcctctcctcctccgtcctGGGCTTCCTCCTGCCCTTCCTGGCCATGACCGTCTGCTACTGCTTCATCGGCTGCACCGTCACCCGCCACTTCAACACCCTGCGCAAGGAGGACCAGAAGAAGCGGCGGCTGCTCAAGATCATCACCACCCTGGTGGTGGTCTTCGCCATCTGCTGGACGCCCTTCCACGTGCTGAAGAGCCTGGACGCCCTGACCTACCTGGACCTGGcgcccagctcctgctccatGCTCAGCTTCCTGCTGCTGGTGCACCCCTACGCCACCTGCCTGGGCTACCTGAACAGCTGCCTCAACCCCTTCCTGTACGCCTTCTTCGACCTGCGCTTCCGCTCGCAGTGCCTCTGCCTGCTCAACCTGAAGAAGACCGCGCACGGTCACATCACCTCCCTCGCCACCCAGAAGTCCGAGGCGCAGTCGGCGGGCGTCAAGGTGTGA